The sequence GGGTGGCGTTGGCGATGGTGTCGCGGTCGAGAATCTGCCGCGGGTGGTCGAGGAAAAGCTTGAGCAGGGCGAAGTCGGCGCCGCTGAGGAAGCATTCCTCGCCGTCTTCGTGGAACAGCCGGTGGCTCACCGTGTCCAGGCGCCAGTCATCGAACGCCAGCACCTCGCCGCCGCGCACCTGGGTGAATTGCGCGCGGCGCAGCAGGGCCTTGATCCGCGCCAGCAACTCGCGCGGGCTGAACGGCTTGCCGAGGTAGTCGTCGGCACCCAGTTCCAGGCCGATCACCCGGTCGGCCTCGTCGGAGCTGGCAGTCAGCATCATCACCGGCATGCAGGCCAGGCGCTGGTGAGAGCGAATCCAGCGGCAGAGGCTGAAGCCGTCTTCGTCGGGCAGCATCACATCGAGGATCGCCAGGGCCGATTCCTCGGCCAGCAGCGCGGCGCGGAAGGCAGCGCCGTCGGCGACGGCGCGCACCTGGAAGCCGGCGCGGCTCAGGTAGGCTTCCAGCAGTTCGCGGATTTCCTGG is a genomic window of Pseudomonas knackmussii B13 containing:
- a CDS encoding response regulator, producing the protein MSQAAKSILLVDDDQEIRELLEAYLSRAGFQVRAVADGAAFRAALLAEESALAILDVMLPDEDGFSLCRWIRSHQRLACMPVMMLTASSDEADRVIGLELGADDYLGKPFSPRELLARIKALLRRAQFTQVRGGEVLAFDDWRLDTVSHRLFHEDGEECFLSGADFALLKLFLDHPRQILDRDTIANATRGREVMPLERIVDMAVSRLRQRLRDTGKPARLIQTVRGSGYLLAAHVRPHLVSHG